The Azospirillum baldaniorum genome contains a region encoding:
- a CDS encoding carbohydrate-binding domain-containing protein — MSNSSASAGNVVVIDSGLSSAWNTGRLVYQHDFYGNDNDVMVANANTHGALVTAEILENAPDVGIIALKVMPDDGSGASEANIEKALQWVVANADAYNITAVNLSLGGGAQTTAATTSISDELAALAAKRVLTVAAAGNSGDGGVSQSVSSYSADVNQICVSASTGDGAFPSWAQRSPTLTDVCADGTDVRITNLSGVTYTANGSSFAAPAVTAAVAKAQQAWVEQTGTRLTQSEFLDLARSTGKAMGTAGYFELDTDALLAKIAQSAPVSTAQSATTITVNASGAPAGGVNAHFKLLVDGKTVGQATVDSAAKDYSFTTNLTADQAHKVQVQYDNDGFVNGQDRNLFVNKVTINGTAHSPTAANVTYDKGALDGKDVVKGQSSMWWGGTLVVDAPAKDFPAQTAPANTTITVNASGAAAGGVNAHFNLLVDGQKVGEGVAGTAAKDFAFATNLTADQAHKVQVQYDNDAVVNGQDRSLFVNKVTINGHAVAPTASNVTYDKGALDGKDVVKGQAGLWWNGTLVVDADKSWFPSSGTASGSGAMASALSADGQDTVWQHLVAQGLEAAAPVHADAALSMADLGLSGDVHAHAALTDHHPDPLHPFDVA; from the coding sequence ATGTCGAACAGCTCCGCTTCCGCCGGCAACGTCGTTGTGATCGACAGCGGCCTGTCCTCCGCCTGGAACACGGGCCGGCTGGTCTATCAGCATGACTTCTACGGAAACGACAACGACGTCATGGTCGCCAACGCGAACACGCACGGCGCCCTGGTCACCGCGGAAATCCTGGAGAACGCGCCCGACGTCGGCATCATCGCGCTGAAGGTCATGCCCGACGACGGCAGCGGCGCCAGCGAGGCCAACATCGAGAAGGCCCTGCAGTGGGTCGTCGCCAACGCCGACGCCTACAACATCACGGCGGTGAACCTGTCGCTGGGCGGCGGCGCGCAGACGACCGCGGCCACCACCTCGATCTCCGACGAGCTGGCCGCTCTGGCCGCCAAGCGCGTGCTGACCGTGGCCGCCGCCGGCAACAGCGGCGACGGCGGGGTGTCGCAGAGCGTCTCCAGCTACTCGGCCGACGTGAACCAGATCTGCGTCTCGGCCTCGACCGGCGACGGCGCCTTCCCGTCCTGGGCGCAGCGCAGCCCGACCCTGACCGACGTCTGCGCCGATGGCACCGACGTGCGGATCACGAACCTCTCGGGGGTCACCTACACGGCCAACGGCTCCTCCTTCGCCGCTCCGGCGGTCACCGCGGCGGTGGCGAAGGCGCAGCAGGCCTGGGTGGAGCAAACCGGCACCCGGCTGACCCAGTCGGAATTCCTCGATCTCGCCCGCAGCACCGGCAAGGCCATGGGCACCGCCGGCTACTTCGAGCTGGACACCGATGCCCTGCTCGCCAAGATCGCCCAATCCGCTCCGGTCTCCACGGCGCAGAGCGCCACGACGATCACCGTCAACGCCTCCGGCGCGCCGGCCGGCGGGGTGAACGCCCATTTCAAGCTGCTGGTGGACGGCAAGACGGTGGGGCAGGCCACGGTGGATTCGGCGGCGAAGGACTACAGCTTCACCACGAACCTGACCGCCGACCAAGCCCACAAGGTGCAGGTCCAGTACGACAACGACGGCTTCGTGAACGGCCAGGACCGCAACCTGTTCGTCAACAAGGTCACCATCAACGGCACCGCCCACAGCCCGACCGCCGCCAACGTCACCTATGACAAGGGCGCTCTCGACGGCAAGGACGTGGTGAAGGGCCAGTCGTCCATGTGGTGGGGCGGCACGCTGGTGGTCGATGCCCCGGCCAAGGATTTCCCGGCCCAGACGGCGCCCGCCAACACGACCATCACGGTCAACGCCTCCGGCGCTGCGGCCGGCGGGGTGAACGCCCACTTCAACCTGTTGGTCGACGGCCAGAAGGTCGGCGAGGGCGTGGCCGGCACGGCGGCCAAGGACTTCGCCTTCGCCACCAACCTGACCGCCGATCAGGCGCACAAGGTCCAGGTGCAGTACGACAACGACGCCGTGGTGAACGGGCAGGACCGCTCGCTGTTCGTCAACAAGGTCACCATCAACGGCCACGCCGTCGCCCCCACGGCGTCGAACGTCACCTACGACAAGGGCGCTCTCGACGGCAAGGACGTGGTCAAGGGGCAGGCCGGCCTGTGGTGGAACGGCACGCTGGTCGTCGACGCCGACAAGTCCTGGTTCCCGTCTTCCGGAACCGCCTCGGGAAGTGGCGCCATGGCTTCCGCCCTGTCGGCGGACGGACAGGACACGGTGTGGCAGCACCTCGTTGCCCAGGGGTTGGAGGCCGCGGCGCCGGTCCATGCGGACGCGGCGCTGTCCATGGCGGATCTCGGCCTGTCGGGGGATGTCCACGCCCACGCCGCGCTGACGGACCATCACCCCGACCCGCTGCACCCGTTCGACGTGGCCTGA
- a CDS encoding globin-coupled sensor protein → MDSGIQGGTQGGIQERLSFLRIGGETATLLKEAWSIAEPHLPVILKDFYDHLLAIPELRKILDGKSVERLKDAQVNHWRYLFSGSFDDVYLTRVKAVGQAHYRIGLHPRWYFGAYRLVMGRLGGLIGERHRRDAPRAMKIMGAVETAIFLDLDLSFDAYSTAVMTMTNRMLVELAENFRDTVQGAIDTVGHSAAAVNAATGAVRGIAQDTGVRTEHLTGAVSGTASNARAIAAAAEELTATNHSVVSRMESAFSIVNQAQAATQRSTEAVTALAGIAGRIGGTLKLINAIANQTNLLALNATIEAARAGEAGRGFSVVAAEVKVLAKQTAGATEDITRLLQEIDGATGRTRDEIAGIGSVVGALRAHSQDVLSIMGQQNEATREIAQNIHEASQSAERMSDEAGHLADGARSVMASVEDAFHTTARLSGTAEELRAALDKFLSHMMSLRVAA, encoded by the coding sequence ATGGACAGTGGCATTCAAGGCGGCACTCAAGGCGGCATTCAGGAACGCCTTTCCTTTCTGCGGATTGGTGGTGAGACGGCCACGCTTCTGAAGGAAGCCTGGAGCATCGCCGAGCCGCACCTGCCCGTCATTCTCAAAGACTTCTACGACCACCTTCTCGCCATACCCGAACTCCGGAAGATCCTGGACGGAAAATCCGTCGAGCGATTGAAGGATGCCCAGGTCAACCACTGGCGATACCTGTTTTCCGGGAGCTTCGACGACGTCTACCTGACGCGCGTGAAGGCGGTGGGCCAGGCGCATTACCGCATCGGCCTGCACCCGCGCTGGTATTTCGGAGCCTACCGGCTGGTCATGGGACGGCTGGGCGGGCTGATCGGCGAGCGGCACCGCCGCGACGCGCCGCGCGCCATGAAGATCATGGGAGCGGTGGAAACCGCGATCTTCCTCGACCTCGACCTGTCCTTCGACGCCTACAGCACCGCCGTGATGACCATGACCAACCGGATGCTGGTCGAATTGGCGGAGAATTTCCGGGACACGGTGCAGGGTGCCATCGATACCGTCGGCCATTCGGCGGCGGCGGTCAACGCGGCGACCGGCGCTGTGCGCGGCATCGCCCAGGACACCGGCGTGCGCACGGAGCATCTGACCGGCGCGGTTTCCGGAACCGCCAGCAACGCCCGCGCCATCGCCGCCGCCGCCGAGGAGCTGACCGCCACCAACCACAGCGTGGTATCGCGCATGGAGAGCGCCTTCTCCATCGTCAACCAGGCGCAGGCCGCCACCCAGCGCTCCACCGAGGCGGTCACCGCGCTGGCCGGGATCGCCGGACGGATCGGCGGGACGCTGAAGCTCATCAACGCCATCGCCAACCAGACCAACCTGCTGGCGCTGAACGCCACCATCGAGGCGGCCCGCGCCGGCGAGGCCGGGCGCGGTTTCTCCGTGGTGGCGGCGGAGGTCAAGGTGCTCGCCAAGCAGACCGCCGGAGCCACGGAGGACATCACCCGCCTGCTTCAGGAGATCGACGGCGCGACGGGCCGGACCCGCGACGAGATCGCCGGAATTGGCTCAGTGGTTGGAGCGTTGCGCGCCCATTCGCAGGACGTGCTGTCCATCATGGGCCAGCAGAACGAAGCGACACGGGAAATCGCCCAGAACATCCACGAGGCCAGCCAGTCCGCCGAACGCATGTCCGACGAGGCCGGGCACCTCGCCGACGGCGCACGGTCGGTCATGGCGTCGGTCGAGGACGCCTTCCACACCACCGCCCGATTGAGCGGGACGGCGGAGGAGCTGCGCGCCGCGCTGGACAAGTTCCTGTCGCACATGATGTCCCTGCGCGTGGCGGCGTGA